One window from the genome of Gimesia aquarii encodes:
- the rpsJ gene encoding 30S ribosomal protein S10: MAVASQERIRIRMEAYDHSVLDQSAADIVDTAKRTGAIVHGPIPLPTRIERYTVLKGPHIDKKSREQFEIRTHKRLVDILSPTGKTIDALNKLSLPAGVDIKIKASAGGN; this comes from the coding sequence GTGGCCGTTGCGAGTCAAGAGCGAATTAGAATTCGCATGGAAGCTTATGATCACTCCGTTTTGGATCAGTCAGCAGCAGATATTGTTGATACAGCCAAACGAACTGGTGCGATCGTGCATGGCCCCATTCCGTTGCCCACACGGATTGAACGTTACACGGTTCTTAAAGGACCGCACATTGACAAAAAATCGCGTGAGCAATTTGAAATTCGAACTCATAAGCGTTTGGTAGATATTTTGTCTCCTACAGGTAAAACAATTGATGCTTTGAATAAATTATCATTGCCTGCAGGAGTTGATATTAAAATTAAGGCGTCCGCTGGCGGAAACTAG
- the rpsG gene encoding 30S ribosomal protein S7 — translation MGKKFTASASQLKPDPRFNSLLASKFVNCLMHDGKKSVAQNVFYAALDRIKERVPDEEPIEVFTQAVENVKPGIEVRSKRVGGATYQVPTPVNPKRQQTLAIRWILAAIRAKKGRPMDVRLADEILSAHKREGTAMTTRENIHRMAEANKAFAHFAFSR, via the coding sequence ATGGGCAAGAAGTTTACAGCCAGTGCATCACAGCTCAAGCCAGATCCACGGTTTAATTCACTGTTGGCTTCAAAGTTTGTGAATTGCCTGATGCATGATGGCAAAAAAAGTGTTGCTCAAAACGTTTTTTATGCTGCCTTGGACCGCATCAAGGAACGTGTACCAGACGAGGAACCGATTGAAGTTTTCACACAAGCTGTTGAGAATGTGAAGCCAGGTATTGAAGTTCGTTCAAAACGAGTTGGGGGAGCCACGTATCAGGTTCCTACTCCCGTGAATCCGAAACGACAGCAAACTCTGGCAATTCGCTGGATTTTGGCTGCGATTCGCGCTAAAAAAGGACGCCCTATGGACGTTCGACTCGCTGACGAGATTTTGTCTGCTCACAAGCGAGAAGGTACTGCAATGACAACACGCGAGAACATCCATCGAATGGCTGAAGCGAACAAAGCATTTGCTCACTTCGCCTTCTCTCGCTAA
- the rpsL gene encoding 30S ribosomal protein S12, whose product MPTINQLIRKPRKKPVSKSKTPLLEGCPQKRGVCLQVKTVTPKKPNSALRKVARVRLSNGKELTAYIPGEGHNLQEHSIVLVRGGRVRDLPGVRYKVIRGVLDTLGVNDRRQARSRYGTKRPK is encoded by the coding sequence ATGCCAACAATTAACCAGTTGATTCGTAAACCGAGAAAAAAGCCAGTTTCCAAGAGTAAAACTCCCCTGCTGGAGGGTTGCCCTCAGAAGCGCGGTGTGTGTTTACAGGTCAAAACGGTAACTCCTAAAAAGCCAAACTCCGCCTTGCGTAAAGTCGCTCGTGTACGACTTTCAAATGGAAAAGAGCTGACAGCCTATATTCCTGGAGAAGGTCACAACCTGCAGGAACACTCGATTGTTCTGGTACGCGGTGGTCGTGTTCGTGACTTGCCTGGTGTTCGCTATAAAGTGATCCGCGGAGTACTTGACACCCTTGGTGTGAATGACCGCCGTCAGGCACGTAGTCGCTATGGTACAAAACGCCCCAAATAG
- the rplB gene encoding 50S ribosomal protein L2, with the protein MGIRYYKPTTPGRRGASVSDFAAITDRRKAPEKSLVKRYKKKGGRNNQGVITARHRGGGHKRMYRMIDFRRNKDGVPAKVNGIEYDPNRSARIALLHYADGEKRYILAPEGLTAGDTVISGEKVEPNTGNCMTLASMPLGSIIHNIEMQPGRGGQLCRSAGTSAVLNAREENWAQITLPSGEVRRVPSSCRATLGEIGNSEHTKIVLGKAGRKRWMGRRPHVRGTCMNPVAHPMGGGEGRNSGGRHPCSPTGKLAKGGKTRKKRKASSKAIIRRRKSRRYGQLKL; encoded by the coding sequence ATGGGAATCCGATACTACAAGCCAACGACACCAGGTCGGCGTGGTGCATCGGTGAGCGATTTTGCAGCGATCACTGATCGTAGAAAAGCTCCTGAGAAATCCCTGGTTAAGCGATACAAGAAAAAGGGGGGACGAAATAATCAAGGAGTGATCACAGCACGCCACCGTGGTGGTGGTCACAAGCGAATGTATCGTATGATTGATTTTCGTCGCAATAAAGATGGTGTACCTGCCAAGGTAAACGGTATTGAGTACGATCCCAACCGATCTGCTCGAATCGCACTATTACATTATGCGGATGGTGAAAAACGATATATTCTTGCTCCAGAAGGTCTAACTGCTGGAGACACTGTCATCAGCGGAGAGAAAGTAGAACCAAACACTGGTAATTGCATGACTTTAGCAAGTATGCCACTTGGTTCAATCATTCATAATATAGAAATGCAACCAGGCCGTGGAGGGCAGCTCTGTCGTAGTGCAGGCACCTCAGCTGTGTTGAATGCACGTGAAGAAAACTGGGCTCAGATTACTCTGCCTTCGGGAGAAGTCAGACGTGTTCCCAGCTCTTGTCGCGCCACGCTCGGTGAAATTGGCAATTCGGAACATACTAAAATCGTCTTGGGTAAAGCAGGTCGTAAGCGATGGATGGGGCGACGCCCTCACGTTCGTGGAACCTGTATGAACCCGGTTGCTCACCCGATGGGTGGGGGTGAAGGTCGAAACTCAGGAGGCCGTCATCCTTGTAGCCCAACTGGTAAGCTTGCCAAAGGTGGTAAAACACGAAAGAAAAGAAAAGCTTCTTCCAAAGCCATCATCAGACGTCG
- the fusA gene encoding elongation factor G — MSASTEKIRNIGIIAHIDAGKTTTSERILFYTGSSHRMGNVDEGTTITDFDEEEAKRGITIYSAAISCQWKDYSINIIDTPGHVDFTAEVERSLRVLDGAVVVFSAMEGVEAQSETVWRQADKYNVPRICFINKMDRIGASFERTFQEIEKRLGAKPVAMQIPIGEGSTSADDSFQGIIDLIKMQALYYDADSKGSQFEAKEIPESYLERAQEWRGKLLESVAELDDEILEQYYETEEIAEADILRLLRIAALKGDLQPTYCGSSLNYIGVQPVLDAVGNYLPSPLDRPPVKGINPQPKKRGGKAGESESRGPSVDEPMCGLVFKIQADKHGDLCFMRVYSGQLKSGSRLLNARTGKKELISQLWRVHADSREKVETDCIDAGDIAGVIGPKEAVTGDTLCDIRHPILLESISFPETVISMAVEPESSADRKKLEETLQKLARQDPTFKATPNEETGQTIVSGMGELHLEVLRNRMQKEFNLSIRVHKPRVSYRETVSKAVEKVVEFSRPSAGGNLYFKVKLRLEPFKGDSSVSIISNLKPGELDPAFEKTMLETLKMGLEGGGQVGFPLLNVQFVIIDAQTREGETTDVAVEAAVSEALHGCIMDAQIQLLEPIMKMEVVTPDEFRGNIQADLSARNAAVLNTEWRSDLCVMEVEAPLSQLFGYSTQIRSLSQGRASFSMEPLKYAPAPPSVLKEMIG; from the coding sequence ATGTCAGCTTCAACAGAGAAAATCAGAAACATCGGAATCATTGCCCATATTGACGCGGGTAAGACAACAACTTCCGAGAGAATCTTGTTTTACACCGGCTCATCACATCGCATGGGAAATGTCGATGAAGGAACGACCATTACCGATTTTGATGAAGAAGAAGCCAAGCGGGGCATCACGATCTACTCCGCTGCGATTAGCTGCCAATGGAAAGACTACTCGATCAATATCATTGATACCCCCGGGCATGTTGACTTTACAGCCGAGGTAGAACGCAGCCTGCGTGTACTCGATGGCGCTGTGGTCGTCTTTAGCGCCATGGAGGGAGTCGAAGCACAAAGCGAGACAGTCTGGCGACAGGCCGATAAATATAATGTGCCCCGCATTTGCTTCATTAATAAGATGGATCGTATCGGCGCAAGTTTTGAACGCACCTTTCAAGAAATTGAAAAAAGGCTTGGTGCCAAACCAGTGGCAATGCAAATTCCCATCGGTGAAGGCTCGACCTCTGCCGATGACTCCTTCCAGGGAATCATCGATTTAATCAAAATGCAGGCTCTGTATTACGATGCCGACTCCAAAGGTTCCCAATTTGAAGCCAAAGAGATTCCGGAATCCTATCTGGAACGAGCCCAGGAATGGCGGGGAAAGCTACTCGAATCTGTTGCCGAACTGGATGACGAAATTCTTGAGCAATATTATGAAACTGAAGAGATTGCCGAGGCAGACATCCTGCGGCTACTGAGAATTGCCGCACTCAAGGGAGACTTACAACCAACGTATTGTGGCTCTTCATTGAATTATATCGGAGTGCAGCCAGTCCTGGATGCCGTGGGGAACTACCTCCCAAGCCCACTGGACCGACCACCTGTGAAAGGAATTAATCCTCAACCCAAAAAGAGAGGCGGCAAGGCAGGCGAGTCCGAATCAAGAGGCCCCTCAGTCGATGAGCCGATGTGTGGACTGGTCTTTAAAATTCAAGCAGATAAACATGGTGATTTATGTTTCATGCGGGTCTATTCCGGCCAACTGAAAAGTGGAAGTCGCCTGTTAAATGCCCGGACGGGTAAGAAAGAATTAATCAGCCAGCTTTGGCGCGTCCACGCTGACTCGCGTGAGAAAGTTGAGACGGACTGCATTGATGCAGGCGATATCGCTGGTGTCATAGGCCCGAAAGAAGCCGTTACCGGAGACACTCTGTGTGATATTCGACATCCCATTCTCCTGGAAAGCATCTCGTTCCCGGAAACAGTGATCTCGATGGCAGTCGAACCCGAGTCCAGCGCTGACCGAAAAAAACTGGAAGAAACACTACAGAAACTAGCCAGACAAGACCCTACCTTCAAAGCCACCCCCAATGAGGAAACAGGGCAAACCATTGTTTCCGGAATGGGAGAACTGCATCTTGAAGTGTTACGAAATCGGATGCAGAAAGAATTCAACCTGAGTATTCGTGTGCATAAACCACGCGTCAGTTATCGTGAAACAGTATCGAAGGCCGTTGAGAAAGTAGTGGAATTCAGCCGCCCTTCTGCAGGAGGGAATCTTTATTTCAAGGTAAAACTAAGACTGGAGCCCTTTAAAGGGGATTCTTCCGTTTCCATTATCAGCAATCTGAAACCAGGCGAATTGGACCCAGCCTTCGAAAAAACAATGCTGGAAACATTGAAAATGGGGCTGGAGGGAGGCGGGCAGGTTGGCTTCCCTTTATTGAATGTGCAGTTTGTGATCATTGATGCCCAAACCAGAGAGGGAGAAACGACCGACGTCGCTGTAGAAGCTGCAGTATCCGAAGCTCTGCATGGCTGCATCATGGACGCCCAAATTCAGCTACTAGAACCAATCATGAAAATGGAGGTGGTCACTCCTGATGAATTCCGTGGAAATATCCAAGCTGATCTTAGCGCACGAAATGCCGCTGTGTTAAACACGGAATGGCGAAGTGATCTGTGTGTGATGGAAGTGGAAGCGCCATTATCACAACTTTTTGGTTATTCCACCCAAATTCGTAGCCTTTCTCAGGGAAGAGCTTCCTTCTCAATGGAACCGTTAAAGTATGCCCCTGCCCCACCAAGCGTTTTAAAAGAGATGATTGGATAA
- the rplW gene encoding 50S ribosomal protein L23, with product MSDGLKKGVQLKPYQVVIRPLVTEKGTHLSESYNSYTFVVDKSATKTDIKNAVSDLWNVRVVSVRTQNRIGKPRRHKHKIGYTKSWKKAIVELHEDDRISFF from the coding sequence ATGTCGGATGGTTTAAAAAAAGGCGTTCAACTGAAGCCGTATCAGGTCGTCATCCGGCCATTGGTTACAGAAAAAGGGACTCACCTGTCTGAGTCTTATAATTCATATACGTTCGTTGTTGATAAGTCTGCTACAAAAACAGACATTAAGAATGCGGTTTCTGATTTGTGGAATGTGCGTGTTGTTTCAGTTCGCACTCAAAACAGAATCGGAAAACCGCGTCGACATAAACACAAAATTGGTTATACCAAATCGTGGAAAAAGGCAATTGTCGAACTTCACGAAGATGATCGAATTTCGTTCTTCTAA
- the rplD gene encoding 50S ribosomal protein L4 produces the protein MISVAIQDKAGKEVGKYEFEATELAGGINRQLLHDVVVMYEANKRIGSSKTKTRGEVRGSTAKLYRQKGTGRARAGSSRTPVRRGGGHTFAKRPKDWSYRLPKKAVKLATRMAILSKFEDEQVTLIDELAMEVPKTKEVTSVLKALGLSETSCLLTIDQHDPVVWKSARNIEKVQVSPAADLNAYDILHQRQMVLTKSALDRLLGRSEG, from the coding sequence ATGATTTCTGTTGCAATTCAAGATAAAGCTGGCAAAGAAGTTGGCAAATATGAGTTCGAAGCTACCGAATTGGCGGGTGGCATCAATCGTCAATTGCTACACGATGTAGTAGTGATGTATGAGGCGAATAAAAGAATTGGTTCTTCCAAAACCAAAACCCGTGGTGAAGTGAGAGGCAGTACAGCAAAGTTGTATCGCCAAAAGGGAACAGGCCGTGCTCGTGCCGGTTCTTCTCGCACACCCGTACGTCGAGGTGGTGGTCATACATTTGCCAAGAGACCCAAAGACTGGTCATATCGTCTGCCCAAAAAAGCGGTAAAGCTGGCAACACGTATGGCCATTTTAAGTAAATTTGAAGATGAGCAAGTGACGCTCATTGATGAATTAGCAATGGAAGTGCCCAAGACTAAAGAAGTCACAAGCGTACTGAAAGCACTGGGATTGTCTGAGACCAGCTGTTTGCTGACGATCGACCAGCATGATCCTGTTGTCTGGAAGTCTGCTCGAAATATTGAGAAAGTTCAGGTCTCACCGGCTGCTGATTTGAATGCTTATGACATTCTACATCAACGGCAAATGGTTTTGACCAAGTCTGCCTTAGACCGCTTACTTGGCCGGTCTGAAGGTTAA
- the rpoC gene encoding DNA-directed RNA polymerase subunit beta' produces MSVAQTAYERINDYGSVKIGLASPHDIRSWSFGEVKKPETINYRTYRPERDGLFCERIFGPEKDWECACGKYRGMKYKGMICDRCGVKVTHSRVRRKRMGHIELAAPIVHIWFFKSMPSRLGALLNMKTTSLEKVVYFQDYVVTDPGDTPLEMCQTMTEEEARQNQAKYGPGAFEIEMGAEAIKKLLMNLNLVELSEQLRKDLFETASQQKRKDYIKRLKIVESLRDSDNRPEWMVLEVIPVIPPDLRPLVLLDSGNFATSDLNDLYRRIINRNNRLKKLVDLNAPEVIVRNEKRMLQQSVDALFDNNRCKRPVLGSSNRPLKSLTDMIKGKQGRFRENLLGKRVDYSARSVIVVGPELKLHQCGLPKKIALELFQPFIIRRLKDSGHADTIKSAKRMLERKDEDVWDILDEVIQNHPVLLNRAPTLHRMGIQAFEPILVEGNAIRIHPLVCTGFNADFDGDQMAVHLPLSIEAQVEATTLMLATNNIFSPSDGAPIIRPSQDIVMGCYYLTLKKTERRGEGMIFSSVGEVHAGFQQGKLDRHAIIKVRMPSDRRIKGDGADNYKMGGLIETTVGRVIFNDILPKKMAFYNLTMKGRDLSNVISDCYLELGRRETINLLDKMKETGFRESTLSGLSFATSDLKTAPNKAKVISDSEKTVLQKTKLYERGLITSEERYNQVLDTWTHARELITNSMMHELENDYRDEGRYVNPIYLMSNSGARGGIEQMRQLGGMRGLMAKPSGEIIETPIKANFREGLTVLEYFSSTHGARKGLADTALKTADSGYLTRKLADICQNVVVTEHDCGTAQGMTRGVVYRGEKVEMSLTDAIRGRVSRTNIVDPITDEVIVRENELITVDIARRIEEMGLEKIQVRSPMTCESSLGICRLCYGMDLSTGSLVEEGLAVGIIAAQSVGEPGTQLTMRTFHIGGTASREVEENEIRTRRSGKATFARIRSVVNSEGLSVVLTRNGEVVINDPKGRELERYTIPNGATLMVNEGDELDEGQVICQWDPHSISILAEVGGRVRFEECVEGKTIRTDKDPSGHIRRSIIEHKGELHPQIIIEDGTGKILDFYYLPEKASLEVEEGQQITAGTVVAKNPRESSGTQDITGGLPRVTELFEARRPKDPSVLAEIDGEVEFVPEKKRGKRIVIVRGEDGTEVEHVIPHGKHLLVHAGDLVKAGDALVRGPLVPHDILRVSGTEAVQQYLLHEIQNVYRAQRVTIDDKHLEIIISRMLSKVLVEDVGDTNLLPGIVLDKLTFQKINEETIACVKVVDSGDTDFQPDDLVPLSTIEEVNAQVELAGQAPASFTKPKPASASSQLLGITKASVQSESFISAASFQETTKVLTEAALGGRVDYLVGLKENVILGHLVPAGTGFYQHQTAEVRIRPEALEELKAEKERILAARMSLLNEVQPDKPVPLGGGQEDIPLGGGQDAAEFSSEGGVEAPMENTPPSPNPFDDELKSS; encoded by the coding sequence GTGAGTGTTGCACAGACCGCTTACGAGCGAATTAACGATTACGGTTCAGTAAAAATTGGTTTGGCCAGTCCACACGATATTCGGAGCTGGTCTTTTGGCGAAGTCAAAAAGCCAGAAACGATCAATTATCGAACATACCGACCAGAACGCGACGGTTTATTCTGTGAGCGAATTTTCGGACCTGAAAAGGACTGGGAATGTGCTTGTGGTAAATACCGTGGGATGAAATACAAAGGCATGATTTGCGACCGTTGTGGCGTCAAAGTGACTCACAGCCGCGTTCGTAGAAAACGTATGGGGCATATTGAATTAGCAGCGCCCATCGTCCACATCTGGTTCTTCAAATCGATGCCCAGCCGATTGGGTGCGTTATTGAATATGAAAACCACCTCTTTGGAAAAGGTGGTCTATTTCCAGGACTATGTTGTCACCGATCCAGGCGATACTCCTCTGGAAATGTGTCAGACCATGACTGAGGAAGAAGCGCGCCAGAATCAGGCCAAGTACGGACCTGGTGCGTTTGAAATCGAGATGGGTGCAGAGGCCATCAAAAAACTTCTTATGAATCTGAACCTCGTAGAGCTTTCAGAGCAGCTTCGTAAAGACCTGTTTGAAACTGCGAGTCAACAGAAACGCAAAGACTATATCAAGCGCTTGAAAATTGTTGAGTCCTTACGGGATAGTGACAACCGACCGGAATGGATGGTCCTGGAAGTGATTCCGGTGATTCCGCCAGACTTGCGTCCGCTGGTTCTTCTGGACTCAGGTAACTTTGCAACCAGTGACTTAAACGACCTTTATCGAAGAATTATTAATCGAAACAATCGATTAAAAAAACTGGTTGATTTAAATGCTCCCGAAGTCATCGTTCGTAATGAAAAACGAATGTTGCAGCAGTCTGTCGATGCCTTATTTGACAACAACCGCTGTAAGCGCCCTGTACTTGGTTCCTCTAACCGTCCACTGAAATCCCTGACCGATATGATCAAGGGAAAGCAAGGGCGTTTCCGCGAAAACCTGCTCGGAAAACGTGTCGACTACTCGGCACGAAGTGTGATTGTGGTTGGTCCTGAGCTGAAGCTTCACCAATGTGGACTTCCCAAGAAAATCGCATTAGAACTCTTTCAGCCATTTATCATCCGTCGTTTGAAAGACAGCGGTCACGCTGACACGATCAAGTCGGCCAAAAGAATGCTGGAACGCAAAGATGAAGATGTGTGGGATATTCTGGATGAAGTGATTCAGAACCATCCCGTGCTTCTAAACCGCGCTCCCACTTTACACCGTATGGGAATTCAGGCATTTGAGCCGATCCTTGTTGAAGGTAATGCCATTCGAATCCACCCTCTTGTTTGTACCGGATTCAATGCCGACTTTGACGGTGACCAGATGGCGGTCCACTTGCCATTGTCGATTGAAGCGCAGGTAGAAGCAACGACATTGATGCTGGCAACGAATAATATCTTTAGTCCTTCCGATGGAGCACCGATTATTCGTCCTTCGCAGGATATCGTGATGGGTTGCTACTACCTTACGCTAAAGAAAACGGAGCGACGTGGAGAAGGGATGATCTTCTCCAGTGTGGGTGAAGTGCATGCTGGATTCCAGCAAGGTAAATTAGATCGACACGCAATTATCAAAGTGCGCATGCCCTCGGATCGACGGATCAAAGGGGATGGCGCCGATAATTATAAAATGGGAGGTTTAATTGAAACGACGGTAGGACGCGTTATTTTCAACGACATCCTGCCTAAGAAAATGGCCTTCTATAACCTGACCATGAAAGGTCGTGATCTTTCAAATGTGATTTCTGACTGCTATCTGGAATTGGGTCGACGCGAAACGATTAACCTGCTCGACAAAATGAAGGAAACCGGTTTCCGGGAATCAACGTTGAGTGGTCTTTCTTTTGCAACAAGCGATTTGAAAACAGCACCCAACAAAGCAAAAGTGATTTCCGACTCAGAAAAAACGGTACTGCAAAAAACCAAGCTTTATGAGCGTGGTTTGATTACATCAGAAGAACGCTATAACCAGGTTCTTGATACCTGGACACACGCACGTGAATTAATCACGAATTCCATGATGCATGAACTGGAAAATGATTATCGGGACGAAGGTCGCTATGTGAACCCCATTTACCTGATGTCGAATTCTGGTGCCCGTGGTGGTATCGAACAGATGCGCCAATTGGGTGGTATGCGTGGACTGATGGCCAAGCCGAGTGGTGAGATCATCGAAACTCCCATTAAGGCGAATTTCCGTGAAGGGCTGACCGTTCTGGAATATTTCAGCTCGACTCACGGTGCACGTAAAGGACTGGCTGACACAGCATTGAAAACCGCCGATAGTGGTTACCTTACTCGTAAACTCGCCGACATTTGTCAAAACGTGGTTGTCACAGAACATGATTGTGGTACTGCTCAAGGCATGACTCGTGGAGTTGTCTATCGAGGTGAAAAAGTCGAAATGAGTTTGACCGACGCGATTCGTGGTCGTGTCAGTCGTACCAATATCGTCGACCCAATTACCGACGAAGTGATCGTACGAGAAAATGAACTGATTACTGTGGACATTGCCCGTCGCATTGAAGAAATGGGGCTGGAAAAAATTCAGGTTCGCAGCCCGATGACTTGTGAATCCTCATTAGGTATCTGCCGACTCTGTTACGGTATGGACCTCTCCACAGGCTCACTCGTAGAAGAAGGCCTGGCAGTGGGAATCATCGCCGCACAAAGTGTGGGTGAACCTGGAACTCAGTTGACAATGCGTACCTTCCACATTGGTGGAACAGCTTCTCGTGAAGTGGAAGAAAACGAAATCCGCACGCGTCGTTCCGGTAAAGCGACATTCGCCCGTATTCGATCGGTTGTGAATAGCGAAGGTCTGAGCGTGGTGCTGACGCGAAATGGTGAAGTGGTGATTAACGATCCTAAAGGTCGTGAATTGGAACGTTATACCATTCCTAACGGTGCGACTCTGATGGTGAATGAAGGTGACGAGCTTGATGAAGGTCAAGTCATCTGTCAATGGGACCCACACTCGATTTCCATTCTGGCGGAAGTAGGCGGGCGTGTTCGATTTGAAGAGTGTGTCGAAGGCAAAACCATTCGAACTGACAAAGACCCCAGTGGTCACATTCGTCGTTCTATAATTGAGCATAAAGGCGAATTGCATCCGCAGATTATCATCGAAGATGGTACAGGCAAGATTTTGGACTTCTATTATCTTCCTGAAAAGGCAAGCCTTGAAGTGGAAGAAGGACAACAAATTACCGCAGGTACTGTCGTCGCTAAAAACCCACGTGAATCTTCGGGTACTCAAGACATTACTGGTGGTCTGCCTCGTGTGACTGAGCTGTTTGAAGCACGTCGCCCCAAAGATCCATCCGTTTTGGCGGAAATCGATGGTGAAGTCGAATTTGTGCCTGAGAAGAAACGCGGCAAGCGAATTGTGATTGTTCGCGGCGAAGATGGAACCGAAGTCGAACACGTGATTCCCCACGGTAAGCACTTATTAGTCCATGCCGGCGACCTCGTAAAAGCCGGCGATGCTTTGGTTCGTGGCCCGCTTGTTCCACACGATATTTTGCGTGTCAGTGGAACCGAAGCCGTTCAGCAATACCTGCTGCACGAAATTCAAAATGTGTACCGTGCTCAACGTGTGACAATTGATGACAAGCATCTGGAAATCATTATTTCCCGCATGTTAAGCAAAGTACTTGTCGAAGATGTGGGCGATACGAACTTGTTGCCGGGAATTGTGCTCGATAAACTGACTTTCCAGAAGATCAATGAAGAAACCATTGCTTGTGTGAAAGTGGTTGACTCTGGTGACACTGACTTCCAGCCAGATGACCTGGTGCCACTCTCAACCATTGAAGAAGTAAATGCACAAGTGGAACTTGCCGGACAGGCTCCAGCCAGTTTTACAAAACCTAAGCCAGCGTCTGCCAGTTCGCAGCTCCTTGGTATTACGAAAGCATCAGTGCAAAGTGAAAGCTTCATCTCGGCAGCCAGCTTCCAGGAAACAACGAAGGTACTTACCGAAGCTGCACTTGGTGGTCGCGTTGACTACCTTGTAGGCTTAAAAGAAAATGTCATTTTAGGTCACCTGGTACCAGCGGGAACAGGTTTCTATCAACACCAGACTGCTGAAGTTCGGATTCGCCCAGAGGCGTTAGAAGAATTAAAGGCAGAAAAAGAACGGATTCTGGCAGCTCGTATGAGCCTGTTGAATGAAGTCCAGCCTGACAAACCGGTACCATTGGGTGGCGGTCAGGAGGACATCCCACTAGGTGGTGGTCAAGATGCTGCTGAATTCAGTAGTGAAGGTGGGGTTGAAGCTCCTATGGAAAACACACCCCCCAGCCCCAACCCATTTGATGATGAGTTGAAGTCAAGTTGA
- the rplC gene encoding 50S ribosomal protein L3: MPVGLLGKKVGMTQVYDDGVMVPVTVIQAGPCHVLQVRTVDTDGYEAVQVGFEDKPRRLSARSERGHVASLDSKRQKKLSESGVAAAEKAGCEPKRFIREFRTDGEDHGCAVGNELNVSLFSDVAFIDVIGTSKGRGFAGVMKRHNFAGQRATHGVKRVHRHGGSIGQSADPSRVMKGTRMGGRYGGKQITVRHLKVVRVDEENNLLLVRGAVPGPNGGNLVIRHTNKY; encoded by the coding sequence ATGCCTGTCGGTCTACTGGGTAAAAAGGTCGGAATGACGCAAGTTTATGATGATGGGGTAATGGTTCCTGTCACTGTAATACAGGCTGGGCCTTGTCATGTCCTGCAGGTGCGTACGGTAGACACCGATGGCTATGAAGCGGTTCAGGTTGGTTTTGAAGATAAGCCTCGCCGCCTGTCTGCCCGTAGCGAGCGTGGACATGTGGCATCGCTTGACAGCAAGCGACAAAAAAAACTAAGTGAATCAGGTGTTGCTGCTGCTGAGAAAGCGGGCTGTGAACCCAAACGATTTATCCGTGAGTTCCGAACTGATGGTGAAGATCATGGTTGTGCTGTTGGAAATGAATTGAACGTCTCTTTATTTTCCGATGTGGCATTCATTGATGTTATTGGCACCAGTAAGGGGCGTGGTTTTGCTGGGGTGATGAAGAGACATAATTTTGCTGGCCAACGTGCGACCCATGGTGTAAAGCGAGTTCATCGCCACGGTGGTTCCATTGGTCAGAGTGCAGACCCTTCCCGTGTGATGAAGGGAACCCGCATGGGTGGTCGATATGGTGGCAAGCAGATTACTGTAAGGCATTTGAAGGTTGTGCGTGTTGACGAGGAGAATAATCTTCTCCTGGTACGGGGGGCAGTGCCGGGACCCAATGGTGGAAACCTGGTCATTCGCCATACCAATAAGTATTAG